In Deltaproteobacteria bacterium, a single genomic region encodes these proteins:
- a CDS encoding DUF1501 domain-containing protein: MKTTRRNLLLGSLGALQLALLQRFGIRSAKAGPSPNGPTKLLCIWLDGGCNWEHIFAPFSGAGIDKLIRPPEGGIHPFGYSKQMVRCFDGSQPDLGSTSTVRKICGPVFWNDADPADTTGSNPLSGGTQTFRPWGYSWVDPKYRLYERACVLVGADQGTASHASGIVASMCGVAGSTFRAPSVQAVVANYMSTYFPDRPVPNAFLGGTPPLSGELPSTASPYGLSSLAMVESTISDRRDGAWAGLRERTNVPALDCNGQPADGTLPLTRTDDLVLSAIRARKGASSSGSDALYAQLYDMNVGVSKTIARDVLTALDNTVGFEHLADDALYSGGAMATACIGSADSCGPIRSCADFDFALRLLKSDLVTSLTVRATSITNFSFDVHFSGGARAQTSHLRIAFEAIGQMLNEMQLTPASSGNGSLLDETLVYIYSDFGRTFARSGEDGTDHHPATCGILVGGSVRGNQMLGGYDEAAVGSPLGAPVGLIEESGETSVRPPTSQDIAATVIRAFGLEPGADFFIPGGYGVFDGALDL; the protein is encoded by the coding sequence ATGAAGACCACCCGCAGAAACCTCCTCCTGGGCTCGCTCGGCGCGCTGCAGCTGGCGTTGCTGCAGCGTTTCGGCATCCGCTCGGCCAAGGCCGGGCCGAGCCCGAACGGCCCCACCAAGCTGCTGTGCATCTGGCTGGACGGTGGCTGCAACTGGGAGCACATCTTCGCGCCGTTCAGCGGTGCGGGCATCGACAAGCTGATCCGCCCGCCCGAGGGTGGCATCCACCCCTTCGGCTACTCGAAGCAGATGGTGCGCTGCTTCGACGGCAGCCAGCCCGATCTGGGATCGACCTCGACGGTGCGGAAGATCTGCGGCCCGGTGTTCTGGAACGACGCGGACCCGGCCGACACCACCGGCAGCAACCCACTGTCCGGTGGCACGCAGACCTTTCGACCATGGGGCTACTCGTGGGTCGATCCCAAGTACCGCCTGTACGAGCGAGCGTGCGTGCTGGTCGGCGCCGATCAGGGCACCGCGTCCCATGCCAGCGGCATCGTTGCGAGCATGTGCGGGGTCGCGGGCTCGACCTTCCGCGCGCCGTCGGTGCAGGCGGTGGTGGCCAATTACATGTCGACGTACTTCCCCGACCGGCCGGTACCCAATGCGTTCCTCGGCGGCACGCCGCCGTTGTCGGGCGAGCTGCCATCGACCGCGTCGCCGTACGGGTTGTCGAGTCTTGCGATGGTCGAGTCGACCATCTCCGATCGCCGCGACGGTGCGTGGGCGGGCCTGCGCGAGCGCACCAACGTGCCCGCGCTCGACTGCAACGGGCAGCCCGCCGACGGCACCCTGCCGCTGACGCGCACCGATGACCTGGTGCTGTCGGCGATCCGCGCTCGCAAGGGCGCCTCGAGCAGCGGCAGCGATGCGCTGTACGCCCAGCTGTACGACATGAACGTCGGCGTCAGCAAGACGATCGCGCGCGACGTCCTGACCGCGCTCGACAACACCGTGGGGTTCGAGCATCTCGCCGACGACGCGCTCTACTCCGGCGGCGCGATGGCGACGGCGTGCATCGGCTCGGCGGATTCATGCGGCCCCATCCGCTCCTGCGCCGATTTCGACTTCGCGCTGCGCTTGCTCAAGTCGGACCTCGTCACCAGCCTGACCGTGCGCGCCACCAGCATCACCAACTTCAGCTTCGACGTGCACTTCTCGGGTGGCGCACGCGCGCAGACCAGCCACCTTCGCATCGCGTTCGAGGCCATCGGACAGATGTTGAACGAGATGCAGCTGACACCCGCGAGCTCCGGCAACGGCAGCCTCCTGGACGAGACGCTCGTCTACATCTACAGCGACTTCGGTCGGACATTCGCCCGCAGCGGCGAGGACGGCACCGATCACCATCCCGCCACCTGCGGCATCCTCGTGGGCGGCAGCGTGCGCGGCAATCAGATGCTCGGTGGTTACGACGAGGCTGCGGTCGGCTCGCCGTTGGGCGCGCCGGTGGGCCTCATCGAGGAGTCTGGCGAGACCAGCGTGCGACCGCCGACCTCGCAGGACATCGCGGCGACGGTCATCCGCGCGTTCGGGCTCGAGCCCGGCGCGGACTTCTTCATCCCGGGTGGCTACGGGGTCTTCGACGGCGCGCTGGATCTGTAG
- a CDS encoding VCBS repeat-containing protein — protein sequence MGRATTLGLVLCAGCSSSPSAHDAGDNDTGGITLGTGGSESDGGVAQDSGGDPTLAVDLGAADDGLGPSSCAEQQPPPLQVAIDPSCAAAPVIGTFDPIVKWSVSSWAVGPGSSESAMTPLVLQLTDDDGDGFIDHRDTPDVLALTYGGGYLRGLSGDDGTPVLDAVAQGFGRADGLAAADIDNDGIVEIVGINGGTSNGTPIAFEHDGTVKWMGPSLAGHVSPNDSTPAFGDMNGDGWTEIVMGRAILDANGTLLATGAYGWGSHNGDASLSFPADVDGDGMQEVVVGNALYRMDGTDVWHIGDGDGYPAIADFDLDGVPEIVVVRAGHVAIHESLDGALRWNTALPTSAGGPPTVADFDGDGRPEVGVASSSAYSVFDDDGSLLWTRTTQDLSSGVTGSSVFDFEGDGISEIVYADERRLWVFSGNDGTVKLEFDGHSSGTRLEYPVVADLDNDGHAEIVVVHEHYQANYAGVTVVADANNSWRPARGLWNQHAYHISHIDDDGGVPLAPTASWLDHNSFRAGDLYPNDGLAQPDVVLDAATCSSCVGTERTVWIQLGNAGAAALQQGADLEVRGVDGQGGALLDTVPFTDVLAAGATSDLLEVVVDTADYDTIEVRVVLHEDECEATEPVVIALEACDPPAG from the coding sequence ATGGGACGAGCGACCACGCTCGGCCTCGTGTTGTGCGCGGGATGTTCGTCATCGCCGTCGGCCCACGATGCCGGAGACAACGACACGGGGGGGATCACGCTCGGCACGGGCGGCAGCGAGTCCGACGGCGGCGTCGCGCAGGACAGTGGCGGCGACCCGACGCTGGCGGTCGATCTCGGCGCCGCCGATGACGGCCTGGGCCCCAGCAGCTGCGCAGAGCAACAGCCGCCGCCGCTGCAGGTCGCGATCGATCCGAGCTGCGCCGCGGCGCCGGTGATCGGGACCTTCGATCCGATCGTGAAGTGGTCGGTGTCGTCGTGGGCGGTCGGGCCGGGATCGTCCGAGAGCGCCATGACGCCGCTGGTGCTGCAGCTCACCGACGACGACGGCGATGGCTTCATCGATCATCGCGACACTCCCGACGTACTCGCGCTCACCTATGGCGGCGGCTATCTGCGGGGCCTCTCCGGCGACGACGGCACCCCGGTGCTCGATGCGGTCGCGCAGGGCTTCGGGCGCGCCGATGGGCTGGCGGCCGCCGACATCGACAACGACGGCATCGTCGAGATCGTCGGCATCAACGGTGGCACCAGCAACGGCACCCCGATTGCGTTCGAGCACGACGGCACCGTCAAGTGGATGGGGCCGTCGCTGGCGGGTCATGTGTCGCCGAACGACTCGACGCCGGCGTTCGGTGACATGAACGGCGATGGCTGGACCGAGATCGTGATGGGTCGAGCGATCCTCGATGCCAACGGGACCCTGCTGGCCACCGGCGCGTACGGCTGGGGCTCGCACAACGGTGACGCGAGTCTGTCGTTCCCCGCCGATGTCGACGGCGACGGCATGCAGGAGGTCGTGGTCGGCAACGCGCTCTATCGCATGGATGGCACCGATGTCTGGCACATCGGCGATGGTGACGGCTACCCGGCCATCGCCGACTTCGATCTCGACGGCGTGCCGGAGATCGTGGTCGTGCGTGCGGGCCACGTCGCCATCCACGAGTCACTGGACGGCGCGTTGCGTTGGAACACCGCGCTGCCGACCTCCGCCGGCGGCCCGCCGACGGTCGCGGACTTCGACGGCGACGGACGGCCGGAGGTCGGCGTGGCCTCGTCGAGCGCCTACTCGGTGTTCGACGACGACGGGAGCCTGCTGTGGACCCGCACCACGCAAGACCTCTCGTCGGGCGTGACCGGTTCGTCGGTCTTCGACTTCGAGGGCGACGGCATCTCGGAGATCGTCTACGCCGACGAGCGGCGGCTGTGGGTGTTCTCCGGCAACGATGGCACCGTGAAGCTCGAGTTCGATGGCCACTCGAGCGGCACGCGCCTCGAGTACCCGGTGGTTGCCGACCTCGACAACGATGGACACGCCGAGATCGTCGTGGTCCACGAGCACTACCAAGCCAACTACGCCGGCGTCACCGTCGTCGCCGACGCCAACAACTCGTGGCGGCCCGCGCGGGGCCTGTGGAACCAGCACGCCTATCACATCTCGCACATCGACGACGACGGTGGCGTACCGCTGGCACCGACGGCGAGCTGGCTCGATCACAACTCGTTCCGCGCCGGCGACCTCTATCCCAACGACGGGTTGGCCCAACCCGACGTCGTGCTCGACGCCGCGACGTGCTCGAGCTGTGTCGGGACCGAGCGAACGGTATGGATCCAGCTCGGCAACGCCGGCGCAGCGGCGCTGCAGCAGGGCGCCGATCTCGAGGTGCGTGGCGTCGACGGGCAGGGCGGCGCGCTGCTCGACACGGTGCCGTTCACCGACGTGTTGGCAGCGGGCGCGACCTCGGATCTCCTCGAGGTCGTGGTCGATACGGCGGACTACGACACCATCGAGGTGCGCGTGGTGCTGCACGAGGACGAGTGCGAGGCGACCGAGCCCGTGGTGATCGCGCTCGAGGCCTGTGATCCACCGGCGGGTTGA
- a CDS encoding creatininase family protein produces the protein MVKRATIALAAAMLGCPATPHTPVPTITQPQLRGVVLADLTWQQAEQALRPETVVVFALGAASKEHGPHLRLDNDRTLAAYFEARLLAAADVVVAPMLTYHHYPAFVQYPGSITLRPEVARDLVVDACRSLARFGPRRFYIANTGISTLGPLREAADVLADEGVLLHFTDLARALGEVEAAVAEQPRGSHADEIETSMILYIAPDRVDMSKAVREVPLKQGRGFDREPGGAGTLSRSGVWGDATLARVDKGRVVVEALVAAMLDDLERLRASTPPS, from the coding sequence ATGGTGAAGCGCGCCACGATCGCACTGGCCGCGGCCATGCTGGGCTGCCCGGCCACCCCGCACACGCCGGTGCCCACGATCACGCAGCCGCAGCTCCGCGGCGTCGTGCTGGCCGATCTCACCTGGCAGCAGGCCGAGCAGGCCCTTCGACCCGAGACGGTGGTGGTGTTCGCGTTGGGGGCTGCGAGCAAGGAGCACGGCCCGCACCTGCGACTCGACAACGATCGCACGCTCGCGGCGTACTTCGAGGCGCGGCTGCTCGCGGCCGCAGACGTCGTGGTGGCGCCGATGCTCACGTATCACCACTATCCAGCGTTCGTGCAGTACCCCGGCTCGATCACGCTGCGGCCCGAGGTCGCGCGTGACCTCGTCGTCGATGCTTGCCGATCCCTGGCGCGGTTCGGACCACGCCGGTTCTACATCGCAAACACCGGCATCTCGACGCTCGGGCCGCTGCGCGAGGCCGCCGACGTCTTGGCCGACGAGGGCGTGCTGCTGCACTTCACGGACCTCGCGCGGGCGCTGGGCGAGGTCGAGGCCGCAGTCGCCGAGCAACCCCGCGGCTCCCATGCCGACGAGATCGAGACCTCGATGATCCTCTACATCGCGCCCGATCGCGTCGACATGTCCAAGGCCGTGCGGGAGGTGCCGCTGAAGCAGGGCCGCGGCTTCGACCGCGAACCCGGGGGGGCCGGCACACTGTCGCGCTCGGGCGTGTGGGGCGACGCGACCCTGGCGCGCGTCGACAAGGGACGCGTCGTGGTCGAGGCGCTCGTGGCCGCGATGCTCGACGATCTCGAGCGACTGCGCGCCAGCACGCCGCCGTCGTAG
- a CDS encoding protein kinase: MGPREPPEPSQDLVSGGETTFVEGLGEGDADAPVAGRTIGRYVVLSTLGAGAMGVVVSAYDRDLDRRVAIKLMRRTGADGREAGAQRLLREAQALARLSHPNVVPVFDAGRADDGRVYLAMELVAGGTLREWVAASARPWQAIVDVLIGVAEGLAAAHRARIVHRDFKPDNVIVDARGRGKVLDFGLSRGAAEQDAPPSTALDSSDSLSDRLTRTGAVMGTPGYMAPEQHFGGAVDARADQYAFFVTLFEMLYGARPFEGRTVEAIAHAKWRGELHERPWRGPGAAPPPRLLALVRRGLARAPDERFASLDEVAELLRALRARSRPRWPLALAAVALVGTGAFVLQPRADRCIDEVDPLDAVWDGPRRSALVESFAAARTRASEGVTAAVTQALDEYAEAWRELHARTCRAGELDSTRVDVITSCLRRNRAGLLAAVDALSVGGRDVVHRSLDVVETLEPIAACESPDPASVSSVRSRTPAQREQLEAALGQIEGARVYADAGQYEHARMLATEALAQAQRTGDARAIANAYLVLGLVDTRRGRLDAGDADYRDAFVTATAAGDDPLAMQAGFRLTFLHAGERSDLASASEWLRASEAVMQRLPELPPLELARWHEVAAQVRELEGADGEAVLHLQQALAVRMANEAPDSRAILHLRNNLGSDLVRLGRLSEGIEMHELTLAKRRERLGEGHPDVAMSLLNLAHAHLYAGQTRMALSDLAAAEPIIAGALGHAHPWMVNLRITRASARASLGYFDLAHLDVQFAVAMNGLRFGARDASVGIALNVMGGIYFDAGLDEAAREAFGRAIELGDAAGSRGEVGGAYARANLANIEIRAHHLEVAQALLERARATLIERFGAEHADLTLVTIQLATVRNELGQPREAMSLLDEAARRQAAAQAGGGEPRPQLAFERGRALWQLGELAAAREQVEHARAVVADSVELPVPVLTRYETWLREHPLPGS; this comes from the coding sequence ATGGGTCCGCGCGAGCCACCGGAGCCCTCGCAGGACCTCGTCAGCGGTGGTGAGACCACCTTCGTCGAGGGCCTCGGCGAAGGCGACGCGGATGCGCCGGTCGCGGGCCGCACGATCGGGCGCTACGTCGTGCTGTCGACGCTCGGCGCTGGTGCGATGGGCGTGGTGGTGTCGGCGTACGACCGCGATCTGGATCGACGCGTCGCCATCAAGCTGATGCGGCGCACCGGCGCCGACGGTCGCGAGGCCGGTGCCCAGCGACTGCTGCGCGAGGCCCAGGCGCTCGCGCGTCTCTCCCACCCCAACGTGGTGCCGGTGTTCGATGCCGGGCGGGCCGACGACGGCCGCGTCTACCTCGCGATGGAGCTGGTCGCGGGCGGGACCCTGCGCGAGTGGGTCGCCGCATCCGCTCGGCCGTGGCAAGCGATCGTCGACGTGCTCATCGGTGTTGCCGAGGGCCTCGCGGCGGCCCATCGCGCGCGTATCGTGCATCGCGACTTCAAGCCCGACAACGTCATCGTCGACGCCCGTGGGCGCGGCAAGGTGCTCGACTTCGGGCTCTCGCGCGGCGCCGCCGAGCAGGACGCGCCGCCATCGACGGCGCTGGATTCCTCCGACAGCCTGAGCGATCGACTCACGCGGACGGGCGCGGTCATGGGCACGCCGGGCTACATGGCGCCGGAGCAGCACTTCGGCGGCGCCGTCGATGCGCGGGCCGATCAGTATGCGTTCTTCGTGACGCTGTTCGAGATGCTCTACGGCGCGCGCCCGTTCGAAGGGCGGACCGTCGAAGCCATCGCCCACGCGAAGTGGCGCGGCGAGCTGCACGAGCGACCGTGGCGAGGTCCGGGCGCGGCACCGCCACCTCGCCTGCTGGCGTTGGTGCGGCGCGGGCTCGCGCGTGCGCCCGACGAGCGCTTCGCCTCGCTCGACGAGGTCGCGGAGCTGCTGCGAGCGCTGCGCGCCCGATCGCGCCCGCGGTGGCCGCTCGCCCTCGCCGCCGTGGCGCTGGTCGGCACCGGTGCGTTCGTGTTGCAGCCGCGCGCGGATCGGTGCATCGACGAGGTCGATCCACTGGATGCAGTCTGGGACGGCCCGCGCCGCAGCGCGTTGGTCGAGAGCTTCGCTGCGGCGCGTACCCGTGCGAGCGAGGGTGTCACCGCTGCCGTCACGCAGGCACTCGACGAGTACGCCGAGGCGTGGCGCGAGCTGCATGCGCGCACCTGCCGGGCGGGTGAGCTGGACTCCACTCGGGTCGACGTCATCACGTCGTGTCTACGACGCAATCGCGCGGGTCTGCTGGCGGCCGTCGATGCGTTGTCCGTGGGTGGCCGCGACGTCGTGCATCGATCGCTGGACGTGGTCGAGACGCTCGAACCAATTGCCGCCTGCGAGTCGCCGGACCCGGCCTCGGTGAGCTCGGTGCGCTCGAGGACGCCAGCGCAGCGCGAGCAGCTCGAGGCCGCGCTGGGGCAGATCGAGGGCGCACGGGTCTACGCCGACGCCGGCCAGTACGAGCACGCGCGCATGCTCGCCACCGAGGCGCTCGCGCAGGCGCAGCGCACCGGCGACGCACGGGCGATCGCCAACGCCTACCTCGTGCTGGGTCTCGTCGACACCCGCAGGGGTCGCCTGGACGCGGGCGATGCCGACTACCGCGATGCCTTCGTCACCGCCACCGCCGCGGGTGACGACCCATTGGCGATGCAGGCCGGCTTTCGTTTGACGTTTCTCCACGCCGGCGAGCGCTCCGACCTCGCATCGGCGAGCGAGTGGCTGCGTGCCTCCGAAGCGGTGATGCAGCGGCTGCCCGAGCTGCCGCCGCTGGAGCTCGCGCGATGGCACGAGGTCGCCGCGCAGGTCCGCGAGCTCGAAGGCGCCGACGGCGAGGCGGTGCTGCACCTGCAGCAGGCGCTGGCCGTGCGCATGGCCAACGAGGCCCCGGATTCGCGTGCGATCCTCCACCTGCGCAACAACCTCGGCAGCGATCTGGTGCGCCTGGGGCGGTTGAGCGAGGGCATCGAGATGCACGAGCTGACGCTCGCGAAGCGACGTGAGCGACTCGGCGAGGGGCATCCGGACGTCGCGATGTCGCTGCTCAACCTGGCGCACGCGCACCTGTATGCCGGGCAGACCCGCATGGCGCTGTCGGATCTCGCCGCCGCCGAACCCATCATCGCGGGCGCGCTCGGTCATGCCCATCCTTGGATGGTGAACCTCCGCATCACGCGGGCCAGCGCGCGGGCCTCGCTGGGCTACTTCGACCTCGCCCATCTCGACGTGCAGTTCGCCGTGGCGATGAATGGCCTGCGTTTCGGTGCGCGCGATGCCTCGGTCGGCATTGCGCTGAACGTCATGGGCGGCATCTACTTCGATGCGGGGCTCGACGAGGCCGCGCGCGAGGCCTTCGGTCGTGCGATCGAGCTCGGGGATGCGGCCGGCTCGCGCGGTGAGGTCGGTGGTGCCTACGCCCGGGCCAACCTCGCCAACATCGAGATCCGCGCGCATCACCTCGAGGTCGCCCAAGCACTGCTCGAGCGGGCCCGCGCGACCTTGATCGAGCGCTTCGGAGCCGAGCACGCCGATCTCACACTGGTGACGATCCAGCTCGCCACGGTGCGCAACGAGCTTGGACAACCACGGGAGGCGATGTCGCTGCTCGACGAGGCGGCGCGCAGGCAGGCGGCGGCGCAGGCCGGCGGCGGCGAGCCACGCCCGCAGCTGGCGTTCGAGCGGGGGCGGGCGCTGTGGCAGCTCGGCGAGCTGGCGGCCGCGCGCGAGCAGGTCGAGCACGCGCGTGCGGTCGTGGCGGACAGCGTGGAGCTGCCGGTACCCGTACTGACGCGCTACGAGACATGGTTGCGTGAGCATCCGTTGCCGGGGAGCTGA
- a CDS encoding dimethylargininase: protein MPLTTPTHAFVRAPSTAYARCLREQPCAIDVGVATQQHDGYVAALRDAGIDVQWLPPLVDAPDATFVEDTAVVVDGAALVTHPGALARREETPSVAAVLASSMAITHMHGPATLDGGDVMRCGDTLVVGHSQRTNEGGIAALTEFAARFGLRTHVVQLAAGLHLKSACTMLDAATLLYWPGAFTIDALAPLRLDCIAVSEPAGANVLPFADRVLMSDAAPRTAELVAKRGGAPRLLALSQIHAGDGALTCLSLRVPPAGAWVA from the coding sequence ATGCCCCTGACGACTCCGACCCATGCGTTCGTGCGTGCGCCCTCCACCGCCTACGCCCGCTGCCTGCGCGAGCAACCTTGCGCCATCGACGTCGGCGTCGCGACCCAGCAGCACGACGGCTACGTCGCCGCGCTCCGCGACGCGGGCATCGACGTGCAGTGGCTGCCGCCGCTGGTCGACGCCCCCGACGCGACGTTCGTGGAGGACACCGCGGTCGTCGTGGATGGCGCGGCGCTCGTGACTCACCCCGGTGCGCTCGCCCGCCGCGAGGAGACCCCATCGGTCGCCGCCGTGCTCGCGAGCAGCATGGCGATCACACACATGCACGGGCCCGCGACCCTCGATGGCGGCGACGTGATGCGTTGCGGTGACACGCTGGTGGTCGGCCACTCCCAGCGCACGAACGAGGGCGGCATCGCGGCGCTCACCGAGTTCGCGGCCCGCTTCGGCCTGCGCACCCACGTGGTCCAGCTCGCCGCCGGCCTGCACCTCAAGTCGGCCTGCACCATGCTCGACGCCGCCACCCTGCTGTACTGGCCCGGCGCCTTCACCATCGACGCGCTCGCCCCCTTGCGCCTCGACTGCATCGCCGTGTCCGAGCCCGCCGGCGCCAACGTGCTGCCCTTCGCCGACCGCGTGCTGATGTCCGACGCGGCCCCGCGCACCGCCGAGCTGGTGGCCAAGCGCGGCGGCGCCCCGCGCCTGCTCGCGCTCTCGCAGATCCACGCCGGCGACGGCGCGCTGACCTGCCTGTCGCTGCGCGTGCCGCCGGCCGGCGCCTGGGTGGCCTGA
- a CDS encoding polysaccharide pyruvyl transferase family protein encodes MGILSRIKNALDPDRVLQEIMNGFIEAVAVERALDVRQETWAPGKPLKLLFAGYVGTRNTGADVRVEEMIRQIRHVVGDDELELTIMTVDPKLTAGYFRTVRQVELPVVFPKFLHDECPKHHGVIACEGSMFKSKFASALSVMMAGSLGIANAEGKLSVGYGAEAGNMTPALRDFVKKHCRNSLVICRNEPSRDVLGQLGIRTTGGADTAWTFEPAPLPVGAELLRKAGWDGKTPVLVVCPINPFWWPVKPDIAKATAMRLVGQYRDEHYQSIYFHHSSPEATAKYENYLDAIATGVNHFASTRPCFPILVAMEQLDKYACEDLAPRLKTNAPIFGSADIPMFEMVSLLRNCTWMLSSRFHAVVTSMPGQVASAGITMDERIRNLMNDRGHSHLFLEVDEPDLADKVIRVLETVDRDREQIRHDIGRAVPKQLALMGGMGIDFMDEVARVYPEFPRRELPRTWQAHLPPMEPVLMKLLETYG; translated from the coding sequence GTGGGCATTCTGTCGCGCATCAAGAACGCGCTCGATCCCGATCGCGTGCTGCAAGAGATCATGAACGGCTTCATCGAGGCCGTTGCCGTCGAGCGTGCGCTCGACGTGCGCCAGGAGACCTGGGCGCCCGGCAAGCCGCTCAAGCTGCTGTTCGCCGGCTACGTCGGCACGCGCAACACCGGCGCCGATGTCCGCGTCGAGGAGATGATCCGGCAGATTCGCCACGTGGTCGGCGACGACGAGCTCGAGCTGACCATCATGACCGTCGACCCCAAGCTGACCGCGGGCTATTTCCGCACGGTGCGGCAGGTCGAGCTGCCGGTGGTGTTCCCCAAGTTCCTGCACGACGAGTGCCCCAAGCACCATGGCGTGATTGCCTGCGAAGGCTCGATGTTCAAGTCCAAGTTCGCCAGCGCGCTCAGCGTGATGATGGCGGGCTCGCTCGGCATCGCCAACGCCGAGGGCAAGCTCAGCGTCGGCTACGGCGCCGAGGCCGGCAACATGACGCCCGCGCTGCGGGACTTCGTGAAGAAGCACTGCCGAAACTCGCTGGTGATCTGCCGCAACGAGCCTTCGCGCGACGTGCTCGGGCAGCTCGGCATCCGCACCACCGGCGGTGCCGATACGGCGTGGACGTTCGAGCCCGCACCGCTGCCGGTCGGCGCCGAGCTGCTGCGCAAGGCCGGCTGGGACGGCAAGACGCCGGTGCTGGTGGTGTGCCCCATCAACCCGTTCTGGTGGCCGGTGAAGCCCGACATCGCGAAGGCGACCGCCATGCGCCTGGTCGGGCAGTACCGCGACGAGCACTACCAGTCGATCTACTTCCACCACAGCTCGCCCGAGGCAACCGCCAAGTACGAGAACTACCTCGACGCGATCGCCACCGGCGTGAACCACTTCGCGTCGACGCGGCCGTGCTTCCCGATCCTCGTGGCGATGGAGCAGCTCGACAAGTACGCCTGTGAGGACCTCGCGCCGCGCTTGAAGACCAACGCACCGATCTTCGGCAGCGCCGACATCCCGATGTTCGAGATGGTGAGCCTGCTGCGCAACTGCACGTGGATGCTGAGCTCGCGCTTCCACGCGGTCGTGACCTCGATGCCGGGCCAGGTCGCGTCGGCCGGCATCACGATGGACGAGCGCATCCGCAATCTCATGAACGACCGTGGGCACTCGCACCTCTTCCTCGAGGTCGACGAGCCCGATCTGGCCGACAAGGTCATTCGCGTGCTCGAGACCGTCGATCGCGATCGCGAGCAGATTCGGCACGACATCGGCCGCGCGGTGCCCAAGCAGCTGGCGCTGATGGGCGGCATGGGCATCGACTTCATGGACGAGGTCGCCCGCGTGTATCCCGAGTTCCCGCGGCGCGAGCTGCCGCGCACGTGGCAGGCCCACCTGCCGCCGATGGAACCGGTGCTGATGAAGCTGCTCGAGACCTACGGCTGA
- a CDS encoding SDR family oxidoreductase, translating into MTILLTGATGYIGSYVANELLTRTDDRIAVLVRAKSEAEGQQRLWKSMQLHMDFDRFAAALPRFDIYLGDLTVDGLGLRPDARARLVDTMRSVIHCAASLNRKSDKVCFNVNLRGTLELIKLAREAQDAHGLRRFSDVSTVAVAGHRNAEVVQEDAAIEWDRSDYDPYARTKKFCEHMVHELLPEVPSTIFRPSIVLGDSRFPETTQFDMVRAFAALAVMRVLPLRREWRVDIVPANYVGEAIARIHIDPSPKHGIYHLSSGEGSLTYGEVVDGLRRAGHRARSVFLPQLEKPFALAVEGLMATPRKYGLSPAASLMKVFLPYLTYDTVFDNRRVIEALGHVPAPFTDYAYPLLRFAVDGKYRYPYREWPADAEARLARASKAGAGVTRVAMSPEQGI; encoded by the coding sequence GTGACCATCCTGCTCACCGGCGCGACCGGATACATCGGCTCCTACGTGGCCAACGAGCTGCTCACCCGCACCGACGATCGCATCGCGGTGTTGGTGCGGGCCAAGTCGGAGGCCGAGGGCCAGCAGCGGCTGTGGAAGTCGATGCAGCTGCACATGGACTTCGACCGCTTCGCCGCGGCGCTGCCCCGCTTCGACATCTACCTCGGCGACCTCACCGTCGACGGCCTGGGCCTACGGCCCGACGCGCGCGCGCGGCTGGTCGACACCATGCGCTCGGTGATCCACTGCGCCGCCTCGCTCAACCGCAAGAGCGACAAGGTCTGCTTCAACGTCAACCTCCGCGGCACCCTCGAGCTCATCAAGCTCGCGCGCGAAGCCCAGGACGCCCACGGCCTGCGCCGCTTCAGCGACGTGTCGACGGTGGCGGTCGCCGGCCATCGCAACGCCGAGGTCGTGCAGGAGGACGCGGCCATCGAGTGGGATCGCAGCGACTACGACCCGTACGCGCGGACCAAGAAGTTCTGCGAGCACATGGTCCACGAGCTGCTGCCGGAGGTGCCGAGCACCATCTTCCGGCCCAGCATCGTGCTCGGCGACAGCCGCTTCCCCGAGACCACGCAGTTCGACATGGTGCGCGCGTTCGCGGCGCTCGCGGTGATGCGGGTGCTACCGCTGCGCCGCGAGTGGCGGGTCGACATCGTGCCGGCCAACTACGTCGGTGAGGCCATTGCCCGCATCCACATCGATCCGTCGCCGAAGCACGGCATCTATCACCTGTCGTCGGGTGAGGGCTCGCTGACCTACGGCGAGGTCGTCGACGGCCTGCGTCGCGCCGGTCACCGCGCCCGCAGCGTGTTCTTGCCGCAGCTCGAGAAGCCGTTCGCGCTGGCGGTCGAGGGCCTGATGGCGACCCCGCGCAAGTATGGCCTGTCGCCGGCGGCGTCGCTGATGAAGGTCTTCCTGCCGTACCTCACCTACGACACCGTGTTCGACAATCGCCGCGTGATCGAGGCGCTTGGCCACGTGCCGGCGCCGTTCACCGACTACGCATATCCGCTGCTGCGCTTCGCGGTCGACGGCAAGTACCGTTACCCCTACCGCGAGTGGCCGGCGGATGCCGAGGCGCGGCTGGCCCGCGCGAGCAAGGCCGGCGCTGGGGTCACGCGGGTGGCGATGTCGCCGGAGCAGGGGATCTAG